Below is a window of Candidatus Trichorickettsia mobilis DNA.
AAATTTGTACGGTTGATAATCTAGATTCAAAATCTTTAATAAAATTGATAATTTCAAACCAGTTATTGTTATTTATAATAGTTTTTATTAATTTACTACTAAATGGCAATCTAAAACTATTATAAGAATCGCCTATGATAATTTTTGACCCAAATTTAGATTGTACTGGTTTATACCAAGCATTAATTTCACCGGCAAAGTGAATAAATATTCTACTTTTGAGCAAATCATAGCCAATGATAAGAGGATCTTTATACTCAATTTTATTAGACTGACCTTCTTCATTCCAATTTATAAATTTAATCGCAATTTTAAAAGGATAGCCAACCGGAATCACTTTATCAAATTTTATATAATATTCTAAGCTCTGGTTTGGCTCGATTACATTTATTTGCTTATTAGCATATTGCTTGTTTATAGAAGCTGAAATTAGATTAAGTGATATATACCAAGCTAAACTATAAATTATAACTAAAGAACATATTATCCAAAAACAATATTTTAAGAACCTTTTTAAATAAGAATTTCTATACAAAATCACCTCTAATAAACTGTATCAAACGGAGTTATTACATACTGCCAGATATTCTTTATTCAAATTAATTACACTTTGAACCCAAATTACAATAAATACCATAAAAATAATCATCAGATAAAATGATATTGAGTTAAAACTGGCCATCGGTAATATTATAAAAATACCCGACTGCACAAAAGCACCTAAAGATTTACCAAACTTAAGACCTATGACCTCAGCAGTTGCTTTTCCTTTAGTACGCAATTCAATAGATAAAGGAATATAAGCCATCTCCTTAGTAGAATCAAATAAGGAATATTTTGTCGATTTACTTAAAATATTTTGTATTGCTCCAACTATTACTGCCGCAAAAACTGGATTTACTGTAATATTCCAAATCGTAATTTCTTTGGCAAAAATTATAAAAGTAAAAAATATTGTGCCAGTAATAAAAATCATTGCTGGAGTAAATAAAGCTGCCGTAATCCAGCTCAATTTCCGCAAAATATTGCTGCCGATAATCATAAATGTAATGCTAGCAATTCCCATATAAATATTGAATTGGCCCATAAAATTAACATACTCAATAGTATTTGGATAACATTCTCTCAATTTTGCTTTCCAAGGTCCCTCTAATAAATTAATTACTAAACCGTAGCATAACACTAAAACTACGATATGGCATATATAACTGGAATTCATTATTAATCTAATACTTTCAATCAAAGAAAGCTTAGTCTTACTATCTTCTGTTACCCGATGAAATTTATCACGAAAACCTTCTTCTTTTAATATTATGCTATTAATAATTTTAAATAAAATCATTGCGGCAATGCCGGCAAAAACTATTGATAATATTATTGGCTGCAGCATCCTCTGACATTGCATCTTGTACTCTGGAGTCATGTAATCCAATACCTCAGCAACATCTGAGAAAGTCATTAATACATTACCAGCCAAGATCAAACCAAAATTGCCAACCATACCTAGAATTGGGTAAAAGCGCTTTGCTTGAGCAGTATTAAAAATATGATTAGCAAATTGCCAAAACATTAGATTAATTATTACCACACTCCACAATTCAGAAAATATATACATTAAGGCGTAGCTCCATTTGCCAGCTATTTGTATAAACCACTTTAAATTTGGATAATCCAAGGCTAATTTATGAATTAAAGCAATGTCTGGATGATAAGAAGCTTGATTAGGATAAAGCAAATATGCAAATAACAAAAAAATACACAGAAAAATACTTATCACTATATAAAAAACACGCTCAAAACTAAAAATGTTACTCAGTTTAGCGTAAACTATAGTAAATATCACAGACGACGGCAATACAAGCCATAATTTAAGAAAACTTATTGCTTCTGCTCCTATTTCCGGTACTACTAAACCATCTTTTAATGATCTAAGTGCAGCAAAATTAAATAACACACACAACATCATTAACGCCATAGGTAAGAAGAGTCTCATTTCTCCTTTTTCTATTGGCCATATTACCTCTTTAAAGGTAGCAAAAAAATTTTTTTTAAGTGTGCTCGTTGACATATATACAAAGAAAAATATTTGTTAGTCCACGAATGTTACAGCATAATTAGTAAGGAGGGTAGATGTAAATACAACATCAAGATGATTTTTAGGATGTTTTTTATATTTCATGCCAAATTTTATGATAATGGTAGTATATAGAATAAAATTTGGCATGGAAAAATTAAAAATAAACAAAAATGCAAGAGGTCTAATCAACGTTTTGTTTACATCTATTCTCTAAATAAAGCATTTAATATATTTATCAACAAAGCTTGTGGAATTTTCCATTTTTTTATTGACCAAACTTTGGCCAATATTACTAATATTTAAAAATAAATCAGCAAAATTATTGAAATTCTCGCTAACAACTTTACGTTGAAAATTTAGCATATCCGAGACGTCTCGCAATTGTAGTATATCTCTGCTAATAATCATATTTTCTTGTATA
It encodes the following:
- a CDS encoding Npt1/Npt2 family nucleotide transporter, encoding MSTSTLKKNFFATFKEVIWPIEKGEMRLFLPMALMMLCVLFNFAALRSLKDGLVVPEIGAEAISFLKLWLVLPSSVIFTIVYAKLSNIFSFERVFYIVISIFLCIFLLFAYLLYPNQASYHPDIALIHKLALDYPNLKWFIQIAGKWSYALMYIFSELWSVVIINLMFWQFANHIFNTAQAKRFYPILGMVGNFGLILAGNVLMTFSDVAEVLDYMTPEYKMQCQRMLQPIILSIVFAGIAAMILFKIINSIILKEEGFRDKFHRVTEDSKTKLSLIESIRLIMNSSYICHIVVLVLCYGLVINLLEGPWKAKLRECYPNTIEYVNFMGQFNIYMGIASITFMIIGSNILRKLSWITAALFTPAMIFITGTIFFTFIIFAKEITIWNITVNPVFAAVIVGAIQNILSKSTKYSLFDSTKEMAYIPLSIELRTKGKATAEVIGLKFGKSLGAFVQSGIFIILPMASFNSISFYLMIIFMVFIVIWVQSVINLNKEYLAVCNNSV